A genomic stretch from Lusitaniella coriacea LEGE 07157 includes:
- a CDS encoding Uma2 family endonuclease — translation MIAVSNSSFMSPQEYLDWEEEQPTKYEYIHGEVFAMTGGTLSHNAIALNLASTLKNHLRGKPCQPYMADAKVGISRQGSFYYPDVIVTCDPRDRKEQKVVYHPGFLAEVLSPSTEGRDRGLKFRHYRHIETLREYALISTEMPLVEIYRLNEHNKWELTTYSPEENDTSLENIDIHLTSVDLHLSLSLLYEDVIFPEREVESE, via the coding sequence ATGATTGCCGTTTCTAATTCCTCCTTCATGTCTCCCCAAGAATACTTGGACTGGGAAGAAGAACAACCCACTAAATACGAATACATTCATGGCGAAGTTTTTGCTATGACGGGGGGAACGCTATCCCATAACGCGATCGCGTTAAACTTAGCATCTACTCTTAAAAATCATCTGCGAGGCAAACCTTGTCAGCCGTATATGGCAGATGCAAAAGTCGGGATATCGCGACAGGGATCATTCTATTATCCCGATGTGATTGTAACTTGCGATCCTCGCGACAGAAAAGAGCAAAAGGTTGTCTATCATCCCGGTTTTCTCGCAGAGGTCTTGTCTCCTAGCACCGAAGGAAGAGATCGAGGTCTAAAGTTTCGCCACTATCGCCATATCGAGACCTTGAGAGAATATGCGCTCATTAGTACAGAAATGCCACTTGTCGAAATCTATCGTTTGAACGAACACAATAAATGGGAACTCACGACTTATTCACCAGAAGAAAATGATACTTCCCTTGAAAATATTGACATTCATCTAACGAGTGTCGATCTTCATCTTTCGCTATCTCTGTTATACGAAGATGTAATTTTTCCAGAACGTGAAGTAGAAAGCGAGTAG
- a CDS encoding pPIWI-associating nuclease domain-containing protein, producing the protein MAQVNNPDKCPKGFNDNLNLPMFSQKSLKGISTLSDSLKVYAEQNKSIVDQVVKASDLRSSILEGMKPFALSEASRILANSSNLNAFEKIKSSLMLEQVNTANSSISKLLREVDSSNIIKLIQQTTFQSAVWKKQFQSIDKIADVSQYYALGVHSHLAEVSIFSALSQISLSHLFLEGVMGSVLKVELPTQRVLQRTLTNFAKSYYNLSASLSDNPASIISLPPVASQCSAVEFFNGVRVAESVTFESGKFERESELEEEIYKIEKDIQQETESILEELLARLDVKLVALLHGAMQSLESGNPDKVRHFSISLRELFTHVLHTLAPDDEVKSWSKSPELYDRGKPTRRARILYICHPLNHDQFSDFLKKDIDAVLEFLKLFQRGTHEIVPAYTNSQLKMMLIRMESALRFLLEIGRESNIL; encoded by the coding sequence ATGGCTCAAGTAAATAATCCAGATAAATGTCCCAAAGGCTTTAACGACAACCTAAATTTGCCCATGTTTTCACAGAAATCTTTAAAAGGTATCTCGACTCTATCTGATTCACTTAAAGTTTATGCAGAGCAAAATAAGAGTATTGTAGATCAAGTGGTTAAAGCAAGCGATCTAAGGAGTTCAATACTTGAGGGGATGAAACCATTTGCTCTGTCAGAAGCTTCTAGGATCCTGGCAAATTCATCTAACTTAAATGCTTTTGAAAAAATAAAATCCTCACTAATGCTTGAGCAGGTGAATACTGCAAATTCGTCAATCTCAAAACTTCTGAGAGAAGTTGATAGTTCAAATATTATTAAGTTGATACAGCAGACAACTTTCCAGTCTGCTGTATGGAAAAAGCAATTCCAATCGATAGATAAAATTGCAGATGTTTCACAATATTATGCTCTAGGAGTTCACTCTCACTTAGCTGAGGTTTCCATATTTTCAGCATTATCACAAATATCTCTATCTCATCTATTCCTAGAAGGTGTTATGGGAAGTGTTCTTAAAGTAGAACTGCCTACTCAAAGAGTCCTTCAAAGGACTTTAACTAATTTTGCAAAATCTTATTACAATCTATCTGCCTCACTTAGCGACAACCCAGCATCTATTATTTCGCTTCCTCCTGTTGCCTCACAATGTTCTGCTGTTGAGTTTTTTAACGGAGTTAGAGTTGCTGAATCTGTTACGTTTGAATCTGGTAAATTTGAACGAGAATCTGAGCTTGAAGAAGAAATATATAAAATAGAAAAAGATATTCAGCAGGAAACCGAAAGTATCCTTGAGGAATTGCTTGCAAGATTAGATGTAAAGCTTGTAGCTTTACTGCATGGAGCAATGCAATCCTTGGAATCGGGAAATCCTGATAAGGTGCGGCATTTTTCGATTTCATTGAGAGAGCTTTTCACCCATGTCTTACATACACTTGCACCTGACGATGAGGTCAAAAGTTGGAGTAAATCTCCAGAACTCTATGATAGAGGAAAGCCAACGCGACGGGCGCGCATTCTTTACATTTGCCACCCATTGAATCACGACCAATTCTCAGATTTTTTAAAGAAGGATATTGATGCTGTTCTGGAATTTCTGAAGCTTTTTCAACGAGGGACACATGAAATTGTCCCTGCTTACACAAATTCTCAGCTCAAGATGATGCTTATACGTATGGAATCAGCTTTGAGATTCTTGCTAGAAATTGGGAGAGAAAGCAACATTCTGTGA
- a CDS encoding glycosyltransferase family 4 protein has product MTQNSTLKLLFLSTPVGVLGSGIGGGVELTLYNLAREMMRCGHQVRVVAPKGSQMEGIPIVEIPGNLQQAAQIQSRDTPVEMPEASVLAGMWDYARRVQGDWDLIVNFAFDWLPFYLTPFFQCKIAHFISMGSMTTALDRAMEKIALEFPATIGVYTHSQAETFPFTSTCRILGSGIDLSLYKFCAKPENALAWLGRIAPEKALEDAVEAAQMTGIPLKIFGKIQDEKYWKDICKNHPNAPIEYGGFLSTRELQSEVRQCRAVLMTPRWVEAFGNVAIEALACGVPVISYRRGGPAEIVRDAQTGFLVEPDSVAGLVDAIARIDEIDRSACRQQAEREYSLTALGNRFEAWFQDILKA; this is encoded by the coding sequence ATGACACAAAACTCTACGCTCAAACTCTTATTCCTTTCAACTCCAGTGGGCGTATTGGGTTCGGGGATTGGGGGTGGAGTCGAACTGACGCTATACAATCTCGCCAGAGAAATGATGCGGTGCGGTCATCAAGTGCGGGTTGTTGCGCCGAAGGGTTCCCAAATGGAAGGAATTCCCATCGTAGAGATTCCGGGAAACTTGCAACAAGCGGCTCAAATCCAAAGTCGGGATACACCCGTTGAAATGCCAGAAGCTTCCGTTCTTGCTGGGATGTGGGATTATGCGCGTCGCGTTCAAGGGGATTGGGATCTGATTGTGAATTTTGCTTTTGATTGGCTGCCTTTTTATTTAACGCCTTTTTTTCAGTGCAAGATTGCCCATTTTATTAGTATGGGTTCGATGACGACGGCGCTCGATCGCGCGATGGAGAAAATTGCACTGGAGTTTCCCGCTACCATTGGGGTTTACACCCATTCCCAAGCGGAAACGTTTCCCTTCACCTCAACCTGTCGCATTTTAGGGAGTGGAATCGATCTCTCCCTCTACAAATTTTGCGCTAAACCAGAGAACGCCTTAGCGTGGTTGGGGAGAATTGCGCCGGAAAAAGCCTTGGAAGATGCAGTGGAAGCAGCGCAAATGACGGGAATCCCGTTGAAGATTTTCGGGAAAATTCAAGACGAAAAATATTGGAAAGATATCTGCAAAAATCATCCCAACGCACCCATTGAATACGGGGGATTTTTATCGACTCGCGAACTGCAATCTGAAGTGAGGCAATGTCGCGCGGTGTTGATGACTCCCCGTTGGGTTGAAGCCTTTGGGAATGTGGCGATTGAAGCCCTTGCTTGCGGCGTACCTGTCATTTCCTACCGTCGCGGGGGTCCTGCGGAAATCGTGCGGGATGCTCAAACAGGGTTTTTGGTGGAACCGGATAGTGTAGCAGGGTTAGTGGACGCGATCGCGCGCATTGATGAAATCGATCGTTCTGCCTGTCGCCAGCAAGCCGAACGAGAGTATTCCCTAACCGCTTTGGGCAATCGCTTTGAAGCGTGGTTTCAAGACATTTTGAAGGCTTAA